From the genome of Papaver somniferum cultivar HN1 chromosome 2, ASM357369v1, whole genome shotgun sequence, one region includes:
- the LOC113352192 gene encoding salutaridinol 7-O-acetyltransferase-like, whose protein sequence is MVICLSGSHKIVDATSILNFVNDWSAIARGGFGTHDDELKVAVVDKPCYIFSSMFPPTSLDNQKEKDAAEVQLVPDRIKIVTKRFVFKDSSIANLKKKCIHLNTNNESDHQVDKQEHNKQQLPSRIEALTSLIWMCFMDVDHRFKVKQIDDAVSPVSTVNAVSLPKQVQYIAGFAINLRSRTIPPLPTNSFGNMTDTAIAEIPLNLTGSNHFNNGKGIRDQSQNYPELVSKIRGSIKLVDNEHVKAMKSNFAISCNHIKMHQMLQEGGTLNDDHKTILMFSSWCRFPIYEADFGWGKPSWASISKLLYKNCVMFTDASSGDGIEAWVRLKEEDMVEFERHEELVAFAS, encoded by the coding sequence ATGGTTATCTGTCTCTCCGGCTCACACAAGATAGTTGATGCGACTTCTATCCTCAATTTTGTGAATGATTGGTCAGCTATAGCTCGTGGTGGCTTTGGCACTCATGACGATGAACTAAAGGTTGCAGTGGTTGACAAGCCTTGTTACATATTTTCATCAATGTTCCCACCAACAAGTCTCgacaaccaaaaagaaaaagatgctGCAGAAGTCCAACTTGTACCAGATCGAATTAAAATAGTGACTAAAAGATTTGTTTTTAAGGATTCTAGTATAGCTAACCTTAAGAAAAAGTGCATCCACTTAAACACCAATAATGAATCAGATCATCAGGTTGATAAGCAAGAGCATAACAAGCAGCAGCTTCCGTCACGTATTGAAGCGTTAACATCCCTTATATGGATGTGTTTCATGGATGTGGATCATCGATTCAAAGTAAAACAAATAGACGATGCTGTCAGCCCTGTCAGTACTGTAAATGCGGTTTCTCTTCCAAAGCAGGTGCAGTACATAGCAGGATTTGCAATAAATTTGAGGAGTAGGACGATTCCACCGTTGCCGACCAATAGTTTCGGGAATATGACTGACACTGCAATTGCAGAAATACCCCTTAACCTAACTGGTAGTAATCATTTTAACAACGGGAAAGGTATTCGTGATCAAAGCCAAAACTATCCAGAGTTGGTGTCCAAGATTAGGGGTTCCATAAAGTTGGTCGACAATGAGCACGTGAAAGCCATGAAAAGCAACTTTGCAATCTCATGCAATCATATAAAGATGCATCAGATGTTGCAGGAAGGAGGTACACTTAATGATGATCATAAGACGATTTTAATGTTCAGCAGTTGGTGTAGGTTCCCCATATATGAAGCAGACTTTGGTTGGGGAAAACCCAGTTGGGCTAGCATTTCTAAACTACTTTATAAAAATTGTGTTATGTTTACCGATGCAAGTTCAGGGGATGGAATAGAAGCATGGGTAAGGTTGAAAGAGGAAGACATGGTTGAATTTGAACGTCACGAGGAACTTGTTGCATTTGCTTCTTAA
- the LOC113352193 gene encoding vinorine synthase-like, with protein sequence MNDTMKIEVVSKESIKPSFPTPNNVKTHTLSNLDQLFPPLYVDHLLYYPNLETNDSTSSLGDEEDGKNMIISVPSRRRCDVLKKSLAETLTRYYPLAGRIKDDKSVECNDEGVDYIEARVVGSVVSQVIQLASSDIEIMEPFLPYEPYGVASALRRGGLHLNSKALLKIQVNVSDCGGMVICLSYSHKIIDASSFANFVKDWTATARASSDTHDDELKVAAVDKSCYIFSSIFPPANFSHQEEKDSAEVQIIPHKIEILTKRFVFKDSSIATLKKKCIHVNSNNGSDQVDRQEHNKQQMPTRFEALTSFIWMCFMDVDLRFKVRQIDDAVIPDNAVKAVCDPKQVQYVASFPINLRTRTIPPLPDNTFGNMTDNAIVEVSRNLTGNNGFHDERQYYPELVSKIKDSIKLVDNEHVKAMKSNFAISCNHMKLHQMFKEGTSNDDHKTFLMFSSWCRFPIYEANFGWGKPSWASISKLLYKNCVMFIDTPSGDGIEAWVSLKEEDMVEFERHEELLALAS encoded by the coding sequence ATGAATGATACCATGAAGATTGAAGTAGTATCAAAAGAGTCCATTAAACCCTCATTTCCGACTCCCAATAACGTCAAAACTCACACTTTATCCAATTTAGATCAGCTTTTTCCTCCGTTGTATGTTGATCACCTCCTTTACTATCCAAACTTGGAGACTAATGACAGCACTAGCAGCCTTGGCGATGAGGAGGACGGTAAGAACATGATCATTTCAGTACCATCTCGTCGTCGCTGTGATGTTCTCAAGAAATCTTTAGCTGAGACATTAACCAGATACTATCCATTGGCTGGAAGGATAAAAGATGATAAATCGGTTGAGTGTAATGACGAGGGTGTGGATTATATCGAGGCCAGAGTGGTTGGTAGTGTAGTCTCTCAAGTTATACAACTCGCCAGTTCTGATATTGAGATTATGGAACCATTCCTACCTTACGAGCCTTATGGAGTGGCGTCGGCGCTTAGGCGAGGGGGACTACACTTGAACTCCAAAGCTCTCTTAAAAATCCAAGTCAATGTATCTGATTGTGGTGGAATGGTTATTTGTCTCTCCTACTCACACAAGATAATTGATGCCTCTTCGTTCGCTAATTTTGTGAAGGATTGGACAGCAACAGCTCGCGCTAGTTCTGATACTCACGATGATGAACTAAAGGTTGCAGCGGTTGATAAGTCTTGTTACATATTTTCATCCATCTTCCCACCAGCAAATTTCAGCCACCAAGAAGAAAAAGACTCTGCAGAAGTCCAAATTATACCTCATAAAATTGAGATACTGACTAAAAGAtttgtgttcaaggattctaGTATAGCCACACTTAAGAAAAAGTGCATCCACGTAAACTCCAATAACGGATCAGATCAGGTCGATAGGCAAGAACATAACAAGCAGCAGATGCCGACACGATTTGAAGCGTTAACATCCTTTATATGGATGTGTTTCATGGATGTGGATCTTCGATTCAAAGTAAGACAGATAGACGATGCTGTCATCCCTGACAATGCTGTAAAAGCTGTTTGTGATCCCAAGCAGGTGCAGTACGTAGCATCCTTTCCAATAAATTTGAGAACTAGGACGATTCCGCCTTTGCCAGACAATACTTTTGGGAATATGACTGATAATGCAATTGTAGAAGTATCCCGTAACCTAACCGGTAACAATGGTTTTCATGATGAAAGGCAATACTATCCAGAATTGGTGTCCAAGATCAAGGATTCCATAAAGTTGGTCGACAATGAGCACGTGAAAGCCATGAAAAGCAACTTTGCAATCTCATGCAACCATATGAAGTTGCATCAAATGTTTAAGGAAGGGACATCAAATGATGATCATAAGACGTTTTTAATGTTCAGCAGTTGGTGTAGGTTCCCCATATATGAAGCAAACTTTGGTTGGGGAAAACCCAGTTGGGCTAGCATTTCTAAGCTACTTTATAAAAATTGTGTTATGTTCATCGATACACCTTCAGGGGATGGGATAGAAGCCTGGGTAAGCTTGAAAGAGGAAGATATGGTTGAATTTGAACGTCACGAAGAACTCCTTGCATTGGCTTCTTAA